The Vicia villosa cultivar HV-30 ecotype Madison, WI unplaced genomic scaffold, Vvil1.0 ctg.000182F_1_1, whole genome shotgun sequence DNA segment GAGGAAGGGGAGGTTAtttcttccttttatttttcGGAGATCCCGGATAGAAGCAGGGTGGTGGACTTGTTCAAACTTTTCAGCTGTGTGGGTGAGATGGTGGAGGTGGTGATTCCTCCCAAGCGCAATAAATTTGGAAAACGCTTTGTCTTTGCGAGGTTTAAAGGTGTGAAGGAAGAGAAACTTCTAGCTGTCAAACTTGATAACATCCTTATAGACGGGAAAAAGATTCATGTGAACCAACCTAGATTCGCAAGGGGCAGTAGGGATGGAAGGAATAAAGAACAAGTTAAGGAGAATCATCTTGGTGGTGGCCGAAAGGAGGAGATAAAGGGGAGCTTCAAAAGAAGGGTGGAGAACTCTTTGTCTTATGTTGACATTGTTCAGGGAAGTGATCGGAGGAAGGAGGCTACGGATGACCCACCTTTGCGCAGTTTCAAGCCTTCATCAGTTATCATGGATAGATGGAAGAAAGCATTCATAGGAGATGTTTTATTCTCGGGAGAATCATACAACATCCTAACTCATTTGGAGATTGAAGGATTTTTCTCTATAAAAGTACACCCGATGGATGCAAATCTGTGCTTGCTGGAGGAGATGGAGGAGGGAATTCTTCAGGAACTATTAGATGAAGGAGAATGGTGGTGGAAGCAATGGTTCAAGAACATTAGACCTTGGCAATCGAGCGATGTTGATTCGGAGAGGGTTATGTTGGTGCGGTTGTATGGCTTTCCCTGCCAAGCGTGGAGTATCTAGTTCTTTGAAAAGGTTGCTAATCTCCTGGGTTCGTACATTTGTGTTGATGAAAACACTAGTGCTGCTAATAATATGGATATAGCGAGAAAAATGGTTAGGGTTACTTTTAACTCCATTTTAAAGGAACAGATGATCGTatcaattgatgaagaaagttttACATCGGTTCTGCGTGAAGACACCTATGGCCCGGTTAGGATTTTGGAGAAGAAAGTCCCTGTCTCTAACGTCGATTCAAATTCTTCATCTGAATTCGATCTGGAATCTAACAGAGCCTCCACTGTGTTTGAAGAAGACGATTATTAGGAAGGGAAGAAACATCCAAAGGGATTACATAGGCAGGCGGAAGGTGAGGAGTTGGGCGTGTTGGGGATGGAGCAGTCCGGCGAAGTTGAGTCCTCTTTACACGGGAAAGGGACAATTATTTCTTCACACAGCAGAAGCAGAGAAGTTCATGGGTTGCCTAGGGAAACTACAAACTCTTTGCTAGAGTCATCTAACTTAGCTCTAGGCTCGTCTTTTGATAAAGCCATTCAAGCCATCCTTGAGctcaaaaggaaagaaatggacaATCAGAACCTTTTACTCGAAAGTTCTTTTGAACATACCGTTTCAGTGACGCAACCTCCAAGGCATGATGGACCTTCTAAGAAGCATGGTGGGACCATTGACTCTGCAGGATTTTTTGTACCTTTGCTTAAGGAGAGAGAGTGTTGTGGGGCAACGAATGTGAATGATGTGGAAGGAGCTTTGGAACGAAAACTGCCTTTTAAGAAAAAGTCTTTGTTCAAATCTTTAAATGGACTGGGTGGGACCAGGGACAGTGGAGCAAGTAGGCCCAAGAAGAAATCCATTTCCTTAAAATCCAATCAAAATTTGAAGTGCGCTCGTCAAGAAAAGGGAGGTACGAATCAGGTTTTATCCCTTATCCATCCTATTCGTGACTGCAACATCCTTAATAGTTCCAGCGAATTTATCGGATATCCTAATTTTGCATCTCAGCCTGTTGAATCTGATATTGTTAGATGCAACATTAGGACTCTCTCCAATTTTGGCAGCAGTAGTAATGATAGGTTGAATCTAGAAATGGATAAGCTAGGGGTTATTCAGGTTCACAGTGGGAAATTTGCTCAGAATAATTCAATGGATGTTTTTCCTAGGGGAGTTAAAGTTAATGAAGGAAGGAAGGTGCCTctaatttgttttaaatgatAGTTGGGAGCTTTAACATTATGGGCGGTGGTAGccttattaaaagaaaaaagattAGAAGTTTGATAACAAAAGGAAGGGCTGATTTCTTTCTTATACAAGAAACGAAATTGAAAGATATTAATGAGGCGATGGTTAGAAGTTTGTTGGGGGAGGATGATATGGATTTTTCTTTTTCAGCTTCAGAAGGATTATCAGGTGGATTACTGTCCATTTGGAGAACTCAAACAGTTAGTGTCTTGGCTAGTTTTTCTAGACCGGGGTTCCTTGGATCAAAAGTTTTGTGGAAAGGAGATTATTTCTACGTTTTTAATGTTTACTCTGCTTGTGCTTTGCCTCTAAAGCGCATTTTATGGACCCGGTTGATCGATCTGAAAAACAAATATCAAGACGGAGAATGGATAATAGCGGGAGATTTTAATGTAGTAAAAAAGAGAAGCGAGAGACGTGGTCTTTCTTCTAGGAGTTGCAATGTTGAATGGAGAGAGTTTTCGGATTTCATTGATGAAACCGGGCTAGTAGACGTGCCTTGCAAAGGCAAGAGGTTCTCTTGGTTTAGTGGGGATGGAAAATCAAAGAGCAGAATCGATAGATTTCTCATTTCCAATAATATTATCTTGTCTTGGGGGGTGGTTGGTCAATGGATAGGCATGAGAGATGTTTCCGATCATTGCCCGGTGTGGTTGATGGTTGACAAAGAAGATTGGAGTGCAAAACCGTTCaagttcaataatgaatggtttaatGACAAGAGCTTCTATGAATTTGTTAAGAAGGAGTGGGAGAGGCTTATCGTTCATGGGAGgggagattttgttttgaaggagaaatttCGCTTAATTAAAGAGAGATTGAAGTGGTGGGAAAAAATGTTTTAGGGAGGATAGACTTGGAGATAGAGGAGAATGTGAAGGAGCTAAACGAATGGGACAATAGGGATGTTTGGTAGGAGGAGATTCATCTTAATAAAGTTAAGGCCTCTAAGAACATTTGGCTCAATCTTAAACTCAAGGAGAACATGTTTATTCAAAAAAGTAGGTTGAAGTGGCTAAACGATGGGGATGTTAATAGTAGATTCTTTCATAACACGGTGAAGGAGAGGAGGCGTAGGAACCGCATTAGCTTGTTATATTCTAATGAAGGGGTCGTGTCTTCGGTTAATGAGGTGAAGGATTTGGTGAAGACTCATTTTGAATGTAAATTTTGTGAATGCAAGCTTCTAcaatactatgttttgatgaagacaactatcataagtatgcatcaataaaggatgggaaaaagataaattattataaaatatgaacacaaataattctttacctatgagttttacctcattggtgactttaTCAATGATCAAgtattcttccttagtgaatttgatcttgaagcctttgtcacaaagttgacttttgcttagaagattttgctttagt contains these protein-coding regions:
- the LOC131625083 gene encoding uncharacterized protein LOC131625083 gives rise to the protein MGGGSLIKRKKIRSLITKGRADFFLIQETKLKDINEAMVRSLLGEDDMDFSFSASEGLSGGLLSIWRTQTVSVLASFSRPGFLGSKVLWKGDYFYVFNVYSACALPLKRILWTRLIDLKNKYQDGEWIIAGDFNVVKKRSERRGLSSRSCNVEWREFSDFIDETGLVDVPCKGKRFSWFSGDGKSKSRIDRFLISNNIILSWGVVGQWIGMRDVSDHCPVWLMVDKEDWSAKPFKFNNEWFNDKSFYEFVKKEWERLIVHGRGDFVLKEKFRLIKERLKWWEKMF